From a single Hymenobacter sp. YIM 151500-1 genomic region:
- a CDS encoding TNT domain-containing protein, with protein sequence MQTSSIEAILSLGSIAGIPLDASRCAWQQPIDSRGRPRGKVRWGRWQLVTSRLTLAQYEELQALAASSTAVVDAHVTFLRADGQGTLSTLWGRNCCVRTTVERFDSRGQDGEPSWWVYIELAPEEMGKQAGGAPGPFVMPPPRSYAYTPPMAVLGPTTAPKPEYTSDEFKATIGGADQVSPKIIEQLFSHFNAAKSDPNPGPHWAAMEELIRTTQYTDPKSGSTQTLNGGWPPANGGFNRRTVRPTPPDKFDRYQKYVKLGADGLPELSGTFTSPIPKGGAFDYEARALEGVETDYDLMYEIEILKPLPFTGEEAEIIPWHGHEGNGVQTKMLFPGWDPVINGYPWSWKKLEEEEYIRITYKSSPSGKFEILPNNQVSLKK encoded by the coding sequence ATGCAAACATCCTCGATTGAAGCTATTTTATCCCTGGGCAGCATTGCCGGTATTCCGCTGGACGCCAGCCGCTGCGCCTGGCAGCAGCCGATTGACAGCCGGGGCCGCCCCCGCGGCAAGGTACGCTGGGGCCGCTGGCAGCTGGTCACCAGCCGCCTCACGCTGGCCCAGTACGAGGAACTGCAAGCCCTGGCCGCTTCTTCTACGGCCGTCGTCGATGCCCACGTCACCTTCCTGCGCGCGGACGGGCAAGGCACGCTGAGCACGCTATGGGGCCGCAACTGCTGCGTGCGCACCACCGTGGAACGCTTCGACAGCCGCGGCCAGGACGGGGAGCCCAGCTGGTGGGTCTACATCGAGCTGGCCCCCGAGGAAATGGGCAAACAAGCCGGTGGAGCGCCGGGGCCGTTCGTTATGCCGCCCCCGCGCAGCTATGCGTATACGCCGCCTATGGCCGTATTAGGACCGACAACGGCACCTAAGCCGGAGTATACTTCTGATGAATTCAAGGCAACTATTGGAGGCGCTGACCAAGTATCTCCAAAAATCATTGAGCAGCTCTTTTCGCATTTCAATGCCGCCAAGTCCGATCCTAATCCTGGGCCTCATTGGGCAGCGATGGAAGAATTGATCCGCACTACACAATATACAGATCCGAAATCAGGTTCCACTCAAACTTTAAATGGAGGATGGCCTCCAGCTAACGGAGGATTCAATCGGCGGACTGTGCGCCCTACTCCTCCAGATAAGTTTGACCGTTACCAAAAGTATGTTAAGCTCGGTGCTGATGGGTTGCCCGAACTCAGCGGCACATTTACGTCCCCTATTCCAAAGGGAGGCGCCTTTGATTATGAGGCTCGTGCGCTAGAGGGAGTTGAAACTGACTACGATTTAATGTACGAAATTGAAATTCTCAAGCCTCTACCTTTTACTGGTGAAGAAGCGGAGATAATTCCCTGGCATGGACATGAAGGCAATGGCGTTCAAACCAAAATGCTGTTTCCAGGTTGGGACCCCGTAATAAATGGTTATCCTTGGAGTTGGAAAAAACTTGAAGAGGAAGAATACATCCGTATTACATACAAAAGCTCCCCTAGTGGTAAATTTGAAATATTGCCTAATAATCAAGTGAGTCTTAAAAAATAA